A single window of Phyllostomus discolor isolate MPI-MPIP mPhyDis1 chromosome 13, mPhyDis1.pri.v3, whole genome shotgun sequence DNA harbors:
- the CANX gene encoding calnexin produces MEEKWLFCVLLVLGAAVIGAHEAHDEDAVDIEDDLDDVIEEVEDSKSKPETSTPPSPKVTYKAPVPTGEVYFADSFDRGTLSGWILSKAKKDDTDDEIAKYDGKWEVDEMKETKLPGDKGLVLMSRAKHHAISAKLNRPFLFDTKPLIVQYEVNFQNGIECGGAYVKLLSKTPELSLDQFHDKTPYTIMFGPDKCGEDYKLHFIFRHKNPKTGVYEEKHAKRPDADLKTYFTDKKTHLYTLILNPDNSFEILVDQSLVNSGSLLSDMTPPVNPSREIEDPEDRKPEDWDERPKIPDPDAVKPDDWDEDAPAKIADEEATKPEGWLDDEPEYVADPDAEKPEDWDEDMDGEWEAPQIANPKCESAPGCGVWQRPMIDNPNYKGKWKPPMIDNPNYQGIWKPQKIPNPDFFEDLEPFKMTPFSAIGLELWSMTSDIFFDNFIICSDRRVVDDWANDGWGLKKAADGAAEPGVVGQMLEAAEERPWLWVVYILTVALPVFLVILFCCSGKKQSGPVEYKKTDAPQPDVKEEEEEKEEERDKGDEEEESEEKLEEKQKSDAEDDGDAVSQEDGERRPKAEEDEILNRSPRNRKPRLE; encoded by the exons ATGGAAGAGAAGTGGTTGTTTTGTGTGCTGCTGGTCCTTGGCGCTGCAGTCATTGGAGCTCACGAGGCCCATGACGAGGATGCAGTTGATATTGAGGATGACCTCGATGATGTCATTGAAGAGGTAGAAGACTCAAAATCGAAGCCAGAGACCAGCACGCCTCCATCTCCAAAG GTCACCTACAAAGCTCCAGTTCCAACAGGGGAAGTGTATTTTGCTGATTCCTTTGACAGAGGAACTCTGTCAGG GTGGATTTTGTCCAAAGCCAAGAAAGATGACACTGATGATGAAATTGCCAAATACGATG GAAAATGGGAGGTAGACGAAATGAAGGAAACTAAGCTTCCAGGCGACAAAGGACTTGTACTGATGTCTCGGGCCAAGCATCACGCCATCTCCGCTAAACTGAACAGGCCCTTCCTGTTTGATACCAAGCCTCTCATTGTTCA GTATGAGGTTAATTTCCAAAACGGAATAGAATGTGGCGGTGCCTACGTGAAACTGCTTTCCAAAACCCCGGAACTCAGCTTG GACCAGTTCCATGACAAGACTCCTTACACAATAATGTTTGGTCCAGATAAATGTGGAGAGGACTATAAATTGCACTTCATCTTCCGccacaaaaaccccaaaacaggCGTATACGAGGAAAAGCATGCAAAGAGACCAGACGCAGATCTGAAGACCTATTTTACTGATAAGAAAACACATCTTTATACATTAA tcTTGAATCCGGATAACAGTTTCGAAATACTAGTGGACCAGTCCCTTGTGAACAGTGGCAGTCTGCTCAGTGACATGACTCCTCCTGTAAACCCCTCGAGGGAAATCGAGGACCCGGAAGACCGGAAGCCCGAGGACTGGGATGAAAGACCAAAAATACCAGATCCCGATGCTGTCAAACCAGATGACTG GGACGAAGATGCCCCTGCTAAGATTGCTGATGAAGAAGCCACAAAGCCTGAGGGCTGGTTGGATGATGAGCCTGAATATGTAGCTGATCCAGATGCAGAAAAGCCAGAGGATTG GGATGAAGATATGGATGGAGAATGGGAGGCTCCTCAGATTGCAAACCCTAAATGTGAGTCAGCCCCTGGCTGTGGTGTCTGGCAGCGACCTATGATCGACAATCCTAATTATAAGGGCAAATGGAAGCCGCCCATGATTGACAACCCTAACTACCAG ggAATCTGGAAACCCCAGAAAATACCAAATCCAGACTTTTTTGAAGATTTGGAACCTTTCAAAATGACTCCTTTTAGTGCTATTGGTCTGGAACTGTGGTCCATGACTTCGGACATTTTTTTCGACAACTTCATCATTTGCAGCGATCGAAGAGTAGTCGACGACTGGGCCAACGATGGATGGGGCCTGAAGAAAGCAGCTGACGGGGCGGCTGAG CCTGGCGTAGTGGGGCAGATGCTGGAGGCAGCTGAGGAGCGTCCGTGGCTCTGGGTGGTCTACATTTTGACTGTGGCGCTGCCTGTGTTTCTTGTTATCCTCTTCTGCTGTTCTGGAAAG AAGCAGTCCGGTCCTGTGGAGTACAAGAAGACTGATGCTCCTCAGCCAGatgtgaaggaggaagaagaggagaaggaagaagagagggacaagggagatgaggaggaggagagtgaagAGAAACTTG aagagaagcagaagagcGACGCTGAAGACGACGGCGACGCTGTCAGTCAAGAGGACGGGGAGCGGAGGCCCAAGGCAGAG GAAGATGAAATTTTGAACAGATCACCAAGAAACAGAAAGCCGCGATTAGAGTGA